One Salminus brasiliensis chromosome 5, fSalBra1.hap2, whole genome shotgun sequence DNA segment encodes these proteins:
- the LOC140556134 gene encoding uncharacterized protein isoform X2 — MDVLNLWQDDPEELLLDLGFGAEEPDITVRIPARFINHQSKARGINIQLFLEAQKNRMDIENPDVSNRFRQLEVLQQVTTAFNSLVGGPAQIAEKPGEPPVSAETRERRKRVGMLLRKASKKSLSQATTAQDHQPLSPPLTGPSSIPDLPADPPHDKRSPVKRARQCLPESASLSPLVEEQSSIPEAAEPSLTTPLSQCKSSDLRGVREPCNVTSTQKGPGEPAESFELEEIQSFDEGSIAGSCTGPADHPGNERACLSRVSSCVVRTNSCQSDSSGFLEEPFVPAFSQHPSPGPDLMKVLNAMSGESTDSQQKSVEQQETVELHSIDHSISLERMLEHSESCEMQSNTHSAKELTSGGDAAESHLQDSNEVVLNIVQKDTAVDYTGKSGTVHDTGHVDSLVDVNVASKGIAEDCMSENVTAQDTGKVDRLVEDSVAPKNVAGDCMSENVTERDTGRVDYLVEANIAQKDIAGDCISENVTERDTGRVDCLVDVNVAQKDIAGDCVRENVTERDTGRVHCLVDVSVAQKDIAGDCMSENITTQDTGRVDCLVDVNVAQRDYAKNCMTESITLQDTDRVACLVEMNVAQEDTAADCTGQSTRALEDSLGPPPDVIPQGESHVEVLKSEYTAFDMGSSPTHLEAGITDDKTAPSSEPTETNGGSLYSGRSVSVQMLSSLSSVSQSSLKGGLSHSPSLGPTSTNSVPPQRECFSHMDYSDANVDKLLDPLRSPTTPEQVTPSSQPWRSQESSRGLRNLQLRPTSLDMGLSYEEDKHWEGTLWDGTQCCCSCDHNCRCCCRNKSGQKQHSSSESHLHTASSLPYSLDELEGMMRCMRKFRRVLSEIEERLQEEQTSVLNSFSDAHRAEVRDVLELRAAVKQEAVLLEQQLTDLVHAYDDSFKMKLNRLLDEQSQLCSQLRITPSDTPHPAKTSMRSVAVQCCLQPVMDATQSCLSQQPSSDFTHNSDWSPSSKTDKLDFVGFIKSLKDVTITNDSLE, encoded by the exons ATGGATGTGCTGAACCTGTGGCAGGATGACCCAGAAGAACTGCTGTTGGACCTGGGCTTTGGTGCAGAGGAACCCGACATTACGGTGAGGATCCCAGCCCGCTTCATCAACCACCAGTCAAAGGCTCGCGGCATCAACATCCAGCTGTTCTTGGAGGCGCAGAAGAACCGCATGGACATTGAGAATCCAGACGTCAGTA ATCGATTCAGACAGCTAGAGGTGCTACAGCAGGTCACCACAGCCTTTAATTCTCTGGTCGGAGGCCCAGCTCAAATTGCAGAAAAGCCTGGAGAACCTCCGGTTTCTGCTGAAaccagagagaggaggaaacgGGTTGGCATGCTGCTGCGAAAAGCCTCCAAGAAGTCTCTAAGCCAAGCAACCACTGCCCAAGACCACCAGccactttctcctccactgACAGGCCCGTCCTCCATCCCAGATCTACCTGCAGATCCTCCACATGACAAGCGAAGCCCTGTCAAGCGTGCCAGGCAGTGTCTCCCTGAGAGTGCCAGCCTCAGCCCGCTGGTAGAAGAGCAAAGCTCTATCCCAGAAGCAGCCGAGCCCTCGCTGACCACCCCTCTGTCTCAGTGCAAGAGCAGCGATCTGAGGGGAGTTAGAGAGCCATGCAACGTCACCTCCACACAAAAAGGGCCAGGAGAGCCTGCGGAGTCTTTTGAGCTGGAAGAG ATTCAGAGCTTTGACGAGGGAAGCATAGCAGGGAGTTGCACTGGCCCTGCAGACCACCCAG GTAACGAGCGAGCGTGCCTCTCCCGTGTGAGTTCATGTGTAGTGAGGACGAACAGTTGTCAGTCAGACAGCAGTGGATTTCTGGAGGAGCCATTTGTCCCTGCTTTCTCTCAGCACCCCAGCCCTGGACCTGATCTTATGAAG GTACTGAATGCTATGTCAGGAGAAAGTACAGACAGCCAGCAGAAGAGTGTGGAGCAGCAGGAGACTGTGGAGTTACACTCCATAGATCACTCAATCTCCTTAGAGAGGATGCTTGAACACTCTGAATCCTGTGAAATGCAGTCGAACACTCACTCGGCAAAAGAGCTGACAAGTGGAGGAGATGCTGCAGAAAGTCACTTACAAGACTCTAATGAGGTTGTCTTGAATATTGTCCAGAAAGACACTGCAGTTGACTATACTGGAAAAAGTGGCACTGTACATGACACTGGTCATGTAGACAGCTTGGTTGATGTGAACGTTGCATCGAAGGGCATTGCTGAAGACTGTATGAGTGAAAATGTCACAGCGCAGGACACTGGTAAAGTAGACCGTTTGGTAGAGGACAGTGTTGCACCGAAGAACGTTGCTGGAGACTGTATGAGTGAAAATGTCACAGAGCGGGACACGGGTCGAGTAGATTATTTGGTAGAGGCCAATATTGCACAGAAGGACATTGCTGGAGACTGTATAAGTGAAAATGTCACAGAGCGGGACACAGGTCGAGTAGATTGTTTGGTAGATGTCAATGTTGCACAGAAAGACATTGCTGgagactgtgtgagagagaatgtcACAGAGCGGGACACAGGTCGAGTACATTGTTTGGTAGATGTCAGTGTTGCACAGAAGGACATTGCTGGAGACTGTATGAGTGAAAATATCACAACACAGGACACGGGTCGAGTAGACTGTTTAGTAGATGTAAATGTTGCACAGAGGGATTATGCTAAAAACTGTATGACTGAAAGCATTACATTGCAGGACACTGATCGAGTAGCTTGTTTAGTAGAAATGAATGTTGCCCAGGAGGACACTGCTGCAGACTGTACTGGGCAAAGCACTAGAGCCCTGGAAGACTCCCTGGGTCCCCCTCCTGATGTGATTCCCCAAGGAGAATCACATGTGGAGGTACTGAAATCTGAATATACTGCCTTTGACATGGGCTCATCTCCCACTCATCTGGAAGCAGGCATTACAGATGATAAAACGGCGCCCTCCTCAGAACCCACTGAGACAAACGGTGGAAGCCTATACTCTGGCCGTTCTGTCTCTGTGCAGATGCTCTCCTCTTTGTCCTCTGTTTCCCAGAGCTCCCTCAAAGGAGGCCTCAGCCACAGCCCTTCCTTAGGGCCCACCTCCACAAACAGTGTCCCACCTCAAAGAGAGTGCTTTTCCCATATGGACTATTCAGATGCCAACGTTGACAAGCTCTTGGACCCTCTCCGCAGTCCTACCACCCCTGAACAGGTGACCCCATCATCCCAGCCGTGGCGCTCTCAGGAAAGCTCCAGAGGCCTCAGGAATTTACAGTTGCGTCCCACGTCGCTGGACATGGGCTTGTCATACGAAGAGGACAAGCACTGGGAGGGGACGCTGTGGGACGGCACTCAGTGCTGCTGCTCCTGTGACCACAACTGCCGTTGCTGCTGCCGGAACAAGAGTGGACAGAAGCAGCACTCCAGCAGCGAGAGCCATCTGCACACGGCCTCCAGCCTGCCA TATTCTTTGGATGAATTAGAGGGCATGATGAGATGTATGAGGAAGTTCCGGCGGGTGTTATCAGAGATTGAGGAGAGGCTTCAGGAAGAGCAGACGTCAGTGCTCAACTCTTTTTCAGACGCACACAG GGCTGAGGTGCGGGATGTTTTGGAGCTTAGGGCAGCTGTTAAACAGGAAGCAGTGCTTCTGGAGCAGCAACTCACTGATCTGGTCCATGCTTATGACGACAGCTTTAAAATG AAGCTGAACAGACTTTTGGACGAGCAGTCTCAGTTGTGCTCTCAGCTGCGCATTACTCCTTCTGATACACCCCACCCAGCCAAAACCTCCATGAGGAGTGTGGCCGTTCAGTGCTGTCTCCAGCCTGTGATGGATGCCACACAGTCCTGCCTCTCTCAGCAGCCCAGCTCAGACTTCACCCACAACAGTGATTGGAGCCCCAGCAGCAAGACTGACAAGCTGGACTTTGTAGGATTTATCAAAAGC ttaaaGGATGTAACCATCACCAATGATTCACTGGAATGA
- the LOC140556134 gene encoding uncharacterized protein isoform X1 yields the protein MAVDRVADKRARLQASKSRWSGRMDDVLATQPLISHNTEKCPKDSIQQWLISITEEDSKPEIVQDTTVGPLKRNGSSEDDLALGIEASLYGKPAVRATQGFLRSFVPRPPLPRWNSLTSAFSTHSGPLSVMDVLNLWQDDPEELLLDLGFGAEEPDITVRIPARFINHQSKARGINIQLFLEAQKNRMDIENPDVSNRFRQLEVLQQVTTAFNSLVGGPAQIAEKPGEPPVSAETRERRKRVGMLLRKASKKSLSQATTAQDHQPLSPPLTGPSSIPDLPADPPHDKRSPVKRARQCLPESASLSPLVEEQSSIPEAAEPSLTTPLSQCKSSDLRGVREPCNVTSTQKGPGEPAESFELEEIQSFDEGSIAGSCTGPADHPGNERACLSRVSSCVVRTNSCQSDSSGFLEEPFVPAFSQHPSPGPDLMKVLNAMSGESTDSQQKSVEQQETVELHSIDHSISLERMLEHSESCEMQSNTHSAKELTSGGDAAESHLQDSNEVVLNIVQKDTAVDYTGKSGTVHDTGHVDSLVDVNVASKGIAEDCMSENVTAQDTGKVDRLVEDSVAPKNVAGDCMSENVTERDTGRVDYLVEANIAQKDIAGDCISENVTERDTGRVDCLVDVNVAQKDIAGDCVRENVTERDTGRVHCLVDVSVAQKDIAGDCMSENITTQDTGRVDCLVDVNVAQRDYAKNCMTESITLQDTDRVACLVEMNVAQEDTAADCTGQSTRALEDSLGPPPDVIPQGESHVEVLKSEYTAFDMGSSPTHLEAGITDDKTAPSSEPTETNGGSLYSGRSVSVQMLSSLSSVSQSSLKGGLSHSPSLGPTSTNSVPPQRECFSHMDYSDANVDKLLDPLRSPTTPEQVTPSSQPWRSQESSRGLRNLQLRPTSLDMGLSYEEDKHWEGTLWDGTQCCCSCDHNCRCCCRNKSGQKQHSSSESHLHTASSLPYSLDELEGMMRCMRKFRRVLSEIEERLQEEQTSVLNSFSDAHRAEVRDVLELRAAVKQEAVLLEQQLTDLVHAYDDSFKMKLNRLLDEQSQLCSQLRITPSDTPHPAKTSMRSVAVQCCLQPVMDATQSCLSQQPSSDFTHNSDWSPSSKTDKLDFVGFIKSLKDVTITNDSLE from the exons TTGGACCTCTGAAGAGGAATGGCAGTTCTGAAGATGACTTAGCGCTGGGCATAGAAG CATCTTTATATGGTAAACCTGCTGTAAGGGCCACACAGGGATTTCTGAG GTCCTTTGTACCAAGACCACCTCTGCCCAGGTGGAACAGCTTGACATCGGCATTCTCAACCCATTCTGGGCCGCTGAG TGTCATGGATGTGCTGAACCTGTGGCAGGATGACCCAGAAGAACTGCTGTTGGACCTGGGCTTTGGTGCAGAGGAACCCGACATTACGGTGAGGATCCCAGCCCGCTTCATCAACCACCAGTCAAAGGCTCGCGGCATCAACATCCAGCTGTTCTTGGAGGCGCAGAAGAACCGCATGGACATTGAGAATCCAGACGTCAGTA ATCGATTCAGACAGCTAGAGGTGCTACAGCAGGTCACCACAGCCTTTAATTCTCTGGTCGGAGGCCCAGCTCAAATTGCAGAAAAGCCTGGAGAACCTCCGGTTTCTGCTGAAaccagagagaggaggaaacgGGTTGGCATGCTGCTGCGAAAAGCCTCCAAGAAGTCTCTAAGCCAAGCAACCACTGCCCAAGACCACCAGccactttctcctccactgACAGGCCCGTCCTCCATCCCAGATCTACCTGCAGATCCTCCACATGACAAGCGAAGCCCTGTCAAGCGTGCCAGGCAGTGTCTCCCTGAGAGTGCCAGCCTCAGCCCGCTGGTAGAAGAGCAAAGCTCTATCCCAGAAGCAGCCGAGCCCTCGCTGACCACCCCTCTGTCTCAGTGCAAGAGCAGCGATCTGAGGGGAGTTAGAGAGCCATGCAACGTCACCTCCACACAAAAAGGGCCAGGAGAGCCTGCGGAGTCTTTTGAGCTGGAAGAG ATTCAGAGCTTTGACGAGGGAAGCATAGCAGGGAGTTGCACTGGCCCTGCAGACCACCCAG GTAACGAGCGAGCGTGCCTCTCCCGTGTGAGTTCATGTGTAGTGAGGACGAACAGTTGTCAGTCAGACAGCAGTGGATTTCTGGAGGAGCCATTTGTCCCTGCTTTCTCTCAGCACCCCAGCCCTGGACCTGATCTTATGAAG GTACTGAATGCTATGTCAGGAGAAAGTACAGACAGCCAGCAGAAGAGTGTGGAGCAGCAGGAGACTGTGGAGTTACACTCCATAGATCACTCAATCTCCTTAGAGAGGATGCTTGAACACTCTGAATCCTGTGAAATGCAGTCGAACACTCACTCGGCAAAAGAGCTGACAAGTGGAGGAGATGCTGCAGAAAGTCACTTACAAGACTCTAATGAGGTTGTCTTGAATATTGTCCAGAAAGACACTGCAGTTGACTATACTGGAAAAAGTGGCACTGTACATGACACTGGTCATGTAGACAGCTTGGTTGATGTGAACGTTGCATCGAAGGGCATTGCTGAAGACTGTATGAGTGAAAATGTCACAGCGCAGGACACTGGTAAAGTAGACCGTTTGGTAGAGGACAGTGTTGCACCGAAGAACGTTGCTGGAGACTGTATGAGTGAAAATGTCACAGAGCGGGACACGGGTCGAGTAGATTATTTGGTAGAGGCCAATATTGCACAGAAGGACATTGCTGGAGACTGTATAAGTGAAAATGTCACAGAGCGGGACACAGGTCGAGTAGATTGTTTGGTAGATGTCAATGTTGCACAGAAAGACATTGCTGgagactgtgtgagagagaatgtcACAGAGCGGGACACAGGTCGAGTACATTGTTTGGTAGATGTCAGTGTTGCACAGAAGGACATTGCTGGAGACTGTATGAGTGAAAATATCACAACACAGGACACGGGTCGAGTAGACTGTTTAGTAGATGTAAATGTTGCACAGAGGGATTATGCTAAAAACTGTATGACTGAAAGCATTACATTGCAGGACACTGATCGAGTAGCTTGTTTAGTAGAAATGAATGTTGCCCAGGAGGACACTGCTGCAGACTGTACTGGGCAAAGCACTAGAGCCCTGGAAGACTCCCTGGGTCCCCCTCCTGATGTGATTCCCCAAGGAGAATCACATGTGGAGGTACTGAAATCTGAATATACTGCCTTTGACATGGGCTCATCTCCCACTCATCTGGAAGCAGGCATTACAGATGATAAAACGGCGCCCTCCTCAGAACCCACTGAGACAAACGGTGGAAGCCTATACTCTGGCCGTTCTGTCTCTGTGCAGATGCTCTCCTCTTTGTCCTCTGTTTCCCAGAGCTCCCTCAAAGGAGGCCTCAGCCACAGCCCTTCCTTAGGGCCCACCTCCACAAACAGTGTCCCACCTCAAAGAGAGTGCTTTTCCCATATGGACTATTCAGATGCCAACGTTGACAAGCTCTTGGACCCTCTCCGCAGTCCTACCACCCCTGAACAGGTGACCCCATCATCCCAGCCGTGGCGCTCTCAGGAAAGCTCCAGAGGCCTCAGGAATTTACAGTTGCGTCCCACGTCGCTGGACATGGGCTTGTCATACGAAGAGGACAAGCACTGGGAGGGGACGCTGTGGGACGGCACTCAGTGCTGCTGCTCCTGTGACCACAACTGCCGTTGCTGCTGCCGGAACAAGAGTGGACAGAAGCAGCACTCCAGCAGCGAGAGCCATCTGCACACGGCCTCCAGCCTGCCA TATTCTTTGGATGAATTAGAGGGCATGATGAGATGTATGAGGAAGTTCCGGCGGGTGTTATCAGAGATTGAGGAGAGGCTTCAGGAAGAGCAGACGTCAGTGCTCAACTCTTTTTCAGACGCACACAG GGCTGAGGTGCGGGATGTTTTGGAGCTTAGGGCAGCTGTTAAACAGGAAGCAGTGCTTCTGGAGCAGCAACTCACTGATCTGGTCCATGCTTATGACGACAGCTTTAAAATG AAGCTGAACAGACTTTTGGACGAGCAGTCTCAGTTGTGCTCTCAGCTGCGCATTACTCCTTCTGATACACCCCACCCAGCCAAAACCTCCATGAGGAGTGTGGCCGTTCAGTGCTGTCTCCAGCCTGTGATGGATGCCACACAGTCCTGCCTCTCTCAGCAGCCCAGCTCAGACTTCACCCACAACAGTGATTGGAGCCCCAGCAGCAAGACTGACAAGCTGGACTTTGTAGGATTTATCAAAAGC ttaaaGGATGTAACCATCACCAATGATTCACTGGAATGA